In Oncorhynchus keta strain PuntledgeMale-10-30-2019 unplaced genomic scaffold, Oket_V2 Un_contig_28227_pilon_pilon, whole genome shotgun sequence, the genomic stretch CTCTTTGCTCGTCATACTCTTTGGGCATGTTTCTTAGATTTGTTCAATATTCCCATTGTCTACTGTATTCTAGGCTCTACTTATGTCCAGTGTCCAGCCATGTGTTTGAGTAAACCTGATGTACCCCAAAACACACATCAATACTACTACAACCAAGCTCCCCAAGATCGAACACTGGCTTCTATCTAGAACACTGTCCATTCGGTTCCCCTCCCAACGTACCGTGCTCTAGGATGATGAGCTGAGCGCTGGACTGCATGTTCCCTGCATCGTTCTCTGCCAGACACTGGTAGAAGCCCTCGTCAGACTTGACCAGACCCAGCACCTGCAGGTTGTGGTCATTCTGCGGGtcagagatcgagagagagagagagagagagagaggtcaataACATcaggtggtggagagagggggaaataggTCAATATCTCGAGGTGGAGACTGTGTGAGAtcaatat encodes the following:
- the LOC127923078 gene encoding neogenin-like, with the protein product MDIMFQCEVTGSPAPTVKWVKNGDAVIPSDYFKIINDHNLQVLGLVKSDEGFYQCLAENDAGNMQSSAQLIILEHGTLGGEPNGQCSR